In the Loxodonta africana isolate mLoxAfr1 chromosome 1, mLoxAfr1.hap2, whole genome shotgun sequence genome, one interval contains:
- the LOC135232995 gene encoding olfactory receptor 2B11-like → MALTNESRPEEFILLGFADRPWLELPLFVILLITYPMAVMGNITIILVSKLDPRLHSPMYFFLTNLSFLDMCYTTSIVPQMLFNLGSSKKTISYLGCAVQLYFFHMMGGTECLLLALMSLDRYMAICKPLHYTLIMNQQICVLLVSIVWLSGMTYAVSEATVTLQLPLCGLNQLDHLLCEIPVLIKIACGEKSANGLTLFVVCIFILALPLCLIFASYACIGHAMLKIKSSEGRKKAFGTCSSHLIVVLLFYGPGISMYLQPASSITGDQPKFMALFYGVVTPTLNPFIYTLRNKDVKRALGNLVRKIFTSR, encoded by the coding sequence ATGGCACTAACTAATGAAAGCCGCCCTGAAGAATTTATCCTATTAGGCTTTGCTGACCGTCCTTGGCTGGAGCTTCCTCTCTTTGTCATTCTTCTGATAACATACCCTATGGCCGTGATGGGAAACATCACTATCATACTGGTGTCCAAATTAGATCCCCGTCTCCACAgccccatgtatttcttcctcacCAACCTCTCCTTTTTGGACATGTGTTATACCACAAGCATTGTCCCTCAGATGTTATTTAACCTGGGAAGCTCTAAAAAGACAATCAGCTACTTGGGCTGTGCAGTTCAGCTTTATTTCTTCCATATGATGGGCGGCACAGAATGTCTACTCTTGGCTCTCATGTCCTTGGATCGCTATatggccatctgcaagcctctTCACTACACCCTCATCATGAATCAGCAAATCTGTGTCCTCCTAGTATCCATTGTGTGGCTGAGTGGAATGACCTATGCTGTCTCAGAAGCAACTGTTACATTACAGTTGCCACTCTGTGGTCTCAACCAACTGGATCACTTACTGTGTGAGATTCCTGTTCTGATAAAGATTGCCTGTGGTGAAAAGAGTGCTAATGGGCTCACACTCTTTGTGGTGTGCATTTTTATATTAGCTCTTCCACTCTGCCTAATTTTTGCTTCCTATGCTTGTATTGGGCATGCTATGCTGAAGATTAAGTCTTctgagggaaggaaaaaggcctTTGGGACATGTTCTTCCCATCTCATAgtggttttattattttatggCCCAGGCATTAGCATGTACCTTCAGCCCGCCTCTTCCATCACAGGGGACCAGCCCAAGTTCATGGCTCTCTTCTATGGAGTGGTGACACCTACACTCAACCCCTTCATCTACACGCTTAGGAATAAAGATGTGAAGAGGGCATTAGGCAACCTGGTGAGGAAGATTTTCACTTCCAGGTGA
- the LOC135232997 gene encoding olfactory receptor 2B11-like — translation MALINGSHSEEFILLGFTDRPWMELPLFVMLLITYPMAMMGNIAIILVSKLDPRLHSPMYFFLTNLSFLDMCYTTSIVPQMLFNLGSSKKTISYLGCAVQLYFFHMMGGTECLLLALMSLDRYVAICKPLHYTLIMNQQICVLLVSIVWLSGMTYAVSEATVTLQLPLCGLIQLDHLLCEIPVLIKIACGEKSANELTLSVVCIFMLAVPLCLILASYACIGHAMLKIKSSEGRRKAFGTCSSHLIVVFLFYGPAISMYLQPSSSITRDQPKFMALFYGVVTPTLNPFIYTLRNKDVKGALGNLRRRIFSSK, via the coding sequence ATGGCACTAATTAACGGAAGCCACTCTGAAGAATTTATTCTACTAGGGTTCACTGACCGCCCTTGGATGGAGCTTCCTCTCTTTGTTATGCTTCTGATAACATACCCTATGGCCATGATGGGAAACATCGCCATCATTCTGGTGTCAAAGTTAGATCCCCGTCTCCACAgccccatgtatttcttcctcacCAACCTCTCCTTTTTGGACATGTGTTATACCACAAGCATTGTCCCTCAGATGTTGTTTAACCTGGGAAGCTCTAAAAAGACAATCAGCTACTTGGGCTGTGCAGTTCAGCTTTATTTCTTCCACATGATGGGTGGCACAGAATGTCTGCTCTTGGCTCTCATGTCCTTGGATcgttatgtggccatctgcaagcctctTCACTACACCCTCATCATGAATCAGCAAATCTGTGTCCTCCTAGTATCCATTGTGTGGTTGAGTGGAATGACCTATGCTGTCTCAGAGGCCACTGTTACATTACAGTTGCCACTCTGTGGTCTCATCCAACTGGATCACTTACTGTGTGAGATTCCTGTTCTGATAAAGATTGCCTGTGGTGAAAAGAGTGCTAATGAGCTTACACTCTCTGTTGTATGCATTTTTATGTTAGCTGTTCCACTCTGCTTAATTCTTGCTTCCTATGCTTGTATTGGACATGCTATGTTGAAGATTAAGTCTtctgagggaaggagaaaggcctTTGGGACATGTTCTTCccacctcattgtagttttcttgTTTTATGGTCCAGCCATTAGCATGTACCTTCAGCCCTCCTCTTCCATCACTAGGGACCAGCCCAAGTTCATGGCTCTCTTCTATGGAGTGGTGACACCTACACTCAACCCCTTCATCTACACCCTTAGGAATAAGGATGTGAAGGGGGCATTAGGTAACCTGAGGAGAAGGATTTTCAGTTCCAAGTGA